A region of Nocardioides alkalitolerans DNA encodes the following proteins:
- a CDS encoding Lrp/AsnC family transcriptional regulator: protein MEETDRKILALLAQDGRMSFTDLGRATGLSTSAVHQRVKRLEQRRVIKGYGATVDYDQLGQPLTAFISIRPIDPSQPDDSPERLRGIAEIESCWSVAGEESYILKVRTATPAELENLLARVRAAANVSTRTTIVLTTFYENRTVS from the coding sequence GTGGAAGAGACGGACCGGAAGATCCTCGCCCTCCTGGCCCAGGACGGCCGGATGTCCTTCACCGACCTCGGTCGCGCCACGGGGCTGTCGACGTCCGCGGTGCACCAGCGGGTCAAGCGGCTCGAGCAGCGGCGGGTGATCAAGGGGTACGGCGCGACGGTCGACTACGACCAGCTCGGCCAGCCCCTGACGGCCTTCATCTCGATCCGTCCGATCGATCCCTCGCAGCCCGACGACTCCCCGGAGCGCCTGCGCGGCATCGCCGAGATCGAGTCGTGCTGGTCGGTGGCGGGGGAGGAGTCCTACATCCTCAAGGTGCGCACGGCGACGCCCGCGGAGCTCGAGAACCTCCTCGCCCGCGTGCGCGCCGCGGCGAACGTCTCGACCCGCACCACCATCGTGCTGACGACGTTCTACGAGAACCGCACCGTCTCCTGA
- a CDS encoding GNAT family protein, which translates to MRPWRREDAPAVLEIFTASTDLDTQYPWPVRTLADAAACLERMLAWQPDPAAGEQYPLAVVADGVPVANVALTSVSRRHGTAWVSYFSSGAVRGRGHVRRSLAAVVEWAFADLDLFRLELGHRTNNPASGAVAEAVGFVPEGVERAKLRYGDERFDVRTMALLATDPRPAGRPGEGRVSLETGLRRSRT; encoded by the coding sequence TTGCGGCCCTGGCGCCGCGAGGACGCGCCGGCGGTGCTGGAGATCTTCACGGCGTCGACGGACCTGGACACGCAGTACCCGTGGCCGGTGCGGACGCTCGCCGACGCGGCGGCCTGCCTCGAGCGGATGCTGGCGTGGCAGCCGGACCCCGCGGCGGGGGAGCAGTACCCGCTCGCCGTGGTCGCCGACGGGGTGCCGGTCGCGAACGTGGCGTTGACGTCGGTGTCGCGGCGGCACGGCACGGCGTGGGTGTCCTACTTCAGCTCGGGCGCGGTGCGGGGCCGGGGTCACGTCCGGCGGTCGCTGGCGGCGGTCGTGGAGTGGGCCTTCGCCGACCTCGACCTGTTCCGGCTCGAGCTCGGGCACCGCACGAACAACCCGGCGTCGGGCGCGGTTGCGGAGGCGGTCGGCTTCGTGCCGGAGGGCGTCGAGCGGGCGAAGCTGCGGTACGGCGACGAGCGGTTCGACGTGCGCACCATGGCCCTCCTCGCGACGGACCCCCGCCCGGCGGGCCGGCCGGGCGAGGGTCGGGTGTCGCTGGAGACGGGTCTCAGGCGGTCGCGGACCTGA
- a CDS encoding 5'-3' exonuclease H3TH domain-containing protein, giving the protein MPTRTPRLLLLDTASLYFRAFFGVPDSMRAPDGTPVNAVRGLMDFISRLTDEYRPTHLACCWDDDWRPQWRVDLLPSYKAHRVVEERTADPDVEEVPDPLQLQVPIIRDVLAAWGLPVVGAPEHEADDVIGTLATDAGMPVDVVTGDRDLFQLVDDVAEVRVLYTARGVGRHERVTEDVVLEKYGVRADQYADFATLRGDTSDGLPGVKGVGEKTAATLLGRFGDIPGIRAAAEDPAADMAPGVRAKVKEAAPYLDVAPTVVAVVRDLPVRDVDLTLPSAPADPDAAAALTERWDLGSSATRLTEVLGALDA; this is encoded by the coding sequence GTGCCGACCCGAACCCCGCGCCTGCTCCTGCTCGACACCGCCTCGCTGTACTTCCGGGCGTTCTTCGGGGTGCCCGACTCCATGCGCGCCCCGGACGGCACGCCGGTCAACGCGGTGCGGGGACTGATGGACTTCATCTCGCGGCTGACGGACGAGTACCGGCCGACCCACCTCGCCTGCTGCTGGGACGACGACTGGCGCCCGCAGTGGCGCGTCGACCTGCTGCCGAGCTACAAGGCGCACCGCGTGGTCGAGGAGCGGACCGCCGACCCGGACGTCGAGGAGGTGCCCGACCCGCTGCAGCTGCAGGTGCCGATCATCCGCGACGTGCTCGCCGCGTGGGGGCTGCCCGTCGTCGGCGCCCCGGAGCACGAGGCGGACGACGTGATCGGCACCCTGGCCACCGACGCGGGGATGCCCGTCGACGTCGTGACGGGCGACCGCGACCTGTTCCAGCTCGTCGACGACGTGGCCGAGGTGCGGGTGCTCTACACGGCCCGCGGGGTCGGTCGCCACGAGCGGGTCACCGAGGACGTGGTGCTGGAGAAGTACGGCGTGCGCGCCGACCAGTACGCCGACTTCGCGACCCTGCGCGGCGACACCTCCGACGGGCTGCCCGGCGTGAAGGGCGTCGGGGAGAAGACGGCGGCCACCCTGCTCGGCCGGTTCGGCGACATCCCCGGCATCCGCGCCGCCGCCGAGGACCCGGCGGCCGACATGGCGCCCGGGGTGCGGGCGAAGGTGAAGGAGGCCGCGCCGTACCTCGACGTGGCGCCGACCGTCGTCGCCGTCGTGCGGGACCTCCCGGTGCGCGACGTGGACCTGACGCTCCCGTCGGCGCCGGCGGACCCTGACGCCGCCGCGGCGCTCACCGAGCGCTGGGACCTCGGCTCCAGCGCCACCCGCCTCACCGAGGTGCTCGGGGCGCTCGACGCCTGA
- a CDS encoding lysine 2,3-aminomutase: MSVDTSITLATGQPYPYRRAELVEPDWRRFPGWRDVTEAEWRSAQWQRVHCVKNVKQLRELVGDLLDESFFADLERDQAERATMSMLLPPQMVNTIAPDLAPAGPGSLTEAWLRDPVRHYMLPVFSDRRADWPSHPHASRDSLHEHDMWATEGLTHRYPTKVLAEVVPTCPQYCGHCTRMDLVGNSTPTVTKLKFATKPADRLEDMLDYLRRTPSVRDVVVSGGDVANLPWPRLEAFLSALLEIENVRDIRLATKALVGMPQHWLGDDVRAGVERVARTARDRGVALAMHTHANHAASVTPLVAEATRAMLDAGLRDVRNQGVLLDGVNADPHALLDLCFRLLDGAGITPYYFYMCDMIPFAEHWRVSVADAQRLQSAIMGYLPGFATPRIVCDVPFVGKRWVHQVASYDEVRGISGWTKNYRTTLEQDDPEALERHYSYYDPIHTLPAEGQEWWRAQVAASV, encoded by the coding sequence ATGAGCGTCGACACCTCGATCACCCTGGCGACCGGGCAGCCGTACCCCTACCGGCGCGCCGAGCTGGTCGAGCCCGACTGGCGGCGGTTCCCCGGCTGGCGGGACGTGACCGAGGCCGAGTGGCGCTCCGCGCAGTGGCAGCGGGTGCACTGCGTCAAGAACGTGAAGCAGCTCCGCGAGCTCGTCGGCGACCTGCTCGACGAGTCGTTCTTCGCCGACCTCGAGCGCGACCAGGCCGAGCGGGCCACGATGTCGATGCTCCTGCCGCCGCAGATGGTGAACACGATCGCGCCGGACCTCGCGCCCGCCGGTCCGGGCTCGCTGACGGAGGCGTGGCTGCGCGACCCGGTCCGGCACTACATGCTGCCCGTGTTCTCCGACCGTCGCGCCGACTGGCCCTCCCACCCGCACGCGAGCCGCGACTCCCTCCACGAGCACGACATGTGGGCGACGGAGGGGCTGACGCACCGTTACCCCACGAAGGTGCTGGCCGAGGTCGTGCCGACCTGCCCGCAGTACTGCGGGCACTGCACCCGCATGGACCTGGTCGGCAACTCCACCCCGACCGTCACCAAGCTGAAGTTCGCGACCAAGCCCGCGGACCGGCTCGAGGACATGCTGGACTACCTGCGCCGTACGCCGTCGGTGCGCGACGTCGTGGTCTCCGGCGGCGACGTGGCGAACCTCCCCTGGCCCCGCCTCGAGGCGTTCCTGTCGGCCCTCCTGGAGATCGAGAACGTGCGGGACATCCGGCTCGCGACGAAGGCGCTCGTCGGCATGCCGCAGCACTGGCTGGGCGACGACGTGCGCGCGGGCGTCGAGCGCGTGGCCCGTACGGCGCGGGACCGGGGCGTCGCGCTGGCGATGCACACCCACGCCAACCACGCGGCCTCCGTGACGCCGCTGGTCGCCGAGGCCACCCGGGCGATGCTGGACGCGGGACTGCGCGACGTGCGCAACCAGGGCGTGCTCCTCGACGGCGTGAACGCCGACCCGCACGCGCTGCTCGACCTCTGCTTCCGGCTGCTCGACGGCGCCGGCATCACGCCCTACTACTTCTACATGTGCGACATGATCCCGTTCGCCGAGCACTGGCGGGTCTCCGTCGCCGACGCGCAGCGGCTCCAGTCGGCGATCATGGGCTACCTGCCGGGCTTCGCCACGCCGCGCATCGTCTGCGACGTGCCCTTCGTGGGCAAGCGCTGGGTGCACCAGGTCGCGTCGTACGACGAGGTGCGGGGCATCAGCGGCTGGACGAAGAACTACCGCACGACGCTCGAGCAGGACGACCCCGAGGCGCTGGAGCGCCACTACTCCTACTACGACCCGATCCACACGCTGCCCGCCGAGGGCCAGGAGTGGTGGCGGGCCCAGGTGGCGGCGTCGGTCTGA
- a CDS encoding SDR family oxidoreductase, translated as MARIAIVGGNGQIARLLHPLLVQAGHTPVALVRTASYAPDLEALGAEVGILDIENSRPEDYAAAFKGADAVVFAAGGGPDGNAERKRTVDLGGSLGSIAGARQAGVERFVQISAIGVDQPVPDDTEPVWKEYVAAKRDADKALRASGLHWTIIRPGRLTDDPPTGTVTLAPEVERGDVTRGDVAAVVATVLDEPTSVGHQWELVGGTTAIVDAVRSATA; from the coding sequence ATGGCACGCATCGCAATCGTCGGAGGAAATGGTCAGATCGCGCGGCTCCTGCACCCCCTGCTGGTGCAGGCGGGGCACACGCCGGTGGCACTCGTGCGCACGGCGTCCTACGCCCCCGACCTCGAGGCACTCGGTGCCGAGGTCGGCATCCTGGACATCGAGAACAGCCGCCCCGAGGACTACGCGGCCGCGTTCAAGGGTGCCGACGCCGTCGTCTTCGCCGCGGGCGGCGGGCCCGACGGCAACGCCGAGCGCAAGCGCACCGTCGACCTCGGCGGCTCCCTCGGCTCCATCGCCGGCGCCCGTCAGGCCGGCGTCGAGCGCTTTGTGCAGATCTCCGCGATCGGCGTGGACCAGCCGGTCCCCGACGACACCGAGCCGGTGTGGAAGGAGTACGTCGCGGCCAAGCGCGACGCCGACAAGGCGCTCCGCGCCTCGGGCCTGCACTGGACGATCATCCGGCCGGGCCGTCTGACGGACGACCCGCCGACCGGCACCGTCACCCTCGCGCCCGAGGTCGAGCGCGGCGACGTCACCCGCGGCGACGTCGCGGCCGTCGTCGCCACCGTGCTCGACGAGCCGACGTCCGTCGGCCACCAGTGGGAGCTCGTCGGCGGCACGACGGCGATCGTCGACGCCGTCAGGTCCGCGACCGCCTGA
- a CDS encoding DEAD/DEAH box helicase, whose protein sequence is MTDRSDTAEPSAAERYAAFRKSQAHPLLHDFAAGFSFGLDDFQLRACRELEDGRGVLVAAPTGSGKTVVGEFAVHLALAEGRKCFYTTPIKALSNQKYNDLVDRYGADRVGLLTGDNAVNGEASIVVMTTEVLRNMIYAGSRTLSELGYVVMDEVHYLADRNRGAVWEEVIIHLPESVVVVSLSATVSNAEEFGEWLATVRGDTTTIVEERRPVPLFQHVIVGRQLHDLFARSDEAASAGFAGDGAKVNPHLLKIARDDWASSRIRDRRTPKGQRHGGSQGRGGAGRGRDVGNGRRMWIPSRAEVVQRLDREGLLPAITFIFSRAGCDAAVSQCLDADLWLTDTEEQKEIRAYVEERCADLPRADRQVLGYATFLEGLTRGVAAHHAGMLPTFKECVEELFVRGLVRAVFATETLALGINMPARTVVLEKLVKWNGEAHADITPGEYTQLTGRAGRRGLDVEGHAVVVWQQGMNPTDVAGLASTRTYPLRSSFRPSYNMAVNLVHRFGRDRSRQLLESSFAQFQADKAVVGLARQLHKSDEALAGYAASATCDRGDFMEYAALRRRVSEAEKEGSRARRTDRREDVVSSLTRLKVGDVIKVPGGKFAGWAVVTDPGLGRDEPRPSVVTVGRQSRRLGLIDFPEPVRAASRIRVPKNFDGRNPQQRRDLAAYLTNHVRDLPPPPPVEPAREARSGRAGADGHGSGPERVAAEVERLRAEMKAHPCHSCPDRETHARWAERWFKLDREATTLRRRIEARTNTIARQFDRVSDVLKALDYLEGETVTDRGRALMRIYSELDLVAAEALRLDVWEGLDAPDLAAALSVLVFEARRTEDGRGPRLPSAKVSEAVSLTRRLWADLSALEKHHKLDQLREPDAGFAWAAHAWARGDDLDDILRATGMPAGDFVRVVKQLLDVTDQIAAATTSTALRRTAREAGDLLNRGIVAYTTVAAEI, encoded by the coding sequence GCTGCGCGCCTGCCGCGAGCTGGAGGACGGTCGCGGGGTGCTGGTGGCGGCCCCGACCGGCTCCGGCAAGACGGTCGTGGGCGAGTTCGCCGTTCACCTGGCCCTGGCCGAGGGCCGCAAGTGCTTCTACACGACCCCCATCAAGGCGCTGTCGAACCAGAAGTACAACGACCTCGTCGACCGGTACGGCGCGGACCGCGTCGGTCTGCTCACCGGCGACAACGCGGTCAACGGCGAGGCGTCGATCGTCGTCATGACGACCGAGGTGCTGCGCAACATGATCTACGCCGGGTCCCGGACGCTGTCCGAGCTCGGCTACGTGGTGATGGACGAGGTGCACTACCTGGCCGACCGCAACCGCGGTGCCGTCTGGGAGGAGGTCATCATCCACCTCCCGGAGTCGGTGGTGGTGGTCTCGCTGTCGGCCACGGTGTCCAACGCCGAGGAGTTCGGCGAGTGGCTCGCCACCGTGCGCGGCGACACGACGACGATCGTCGAGGAGCGCCGTCCCGTCCCGCTGTTCCAGCACGTCATCGTGGGGCGGCAGCTCCACGACCTGTTCGCCCGCAGCGACGAGGCGGCCAGCGCCGGGTTCGCCGGTGACGGCGCGAAGGTCAACCCCCACCTGCTCAAGATCGCCCGGGACGACTGGGCGAGCAGCCGCATCCGCGACCGCCGCACGCCGAAGGGCCAGCGCCACGGCGGCAGCCAGGGCCGCGGCGGCGCCGGGCGCGGCCGCGACGTGGGCAACGGGCGGCGCATGTGGATCCCGAGCCGCGCCGAGGTCGTCCAGCGCCTCGACCGCGAGGGCCTGCTGCCCGCCATCACCTTCATCTTCAGCCGGGCCGGCTGCGACGCCGCGGTGTCGCAGTGCCTCGACGCCGACCTCTGGCTCACCGACACCGAGGAGCAGAAGGAGATCCGCGCCTACGTCGAGGAGCGGTGCGCCGACCTGCCCCGGGCCGACCGGCAGGTGCTGGGATACGCGACCTTCCTCGAGGGCCTGACCCGCGGCGTCGCCGCCCACCACGCCGGCATGCTCCCGACCTTCAAGGAGTGCGTCGAGGAGCTGTTCGTCCGGGGCCTCGTGCGGGCGGTCTTCGCCACCGAGACCCTGGCGCTGGGCATCAACATGCCCGCCCGCACCGTGGTGCTCGAGAAGCTGGTGAAGTGGAACGGCGAGGCGCACGCCGACATCACGCCGGGGGAGTACACCCAGCTGACCGGCCGCGCCGGGCGTCGCGGGCTCGACGTCGAGGGCCACGCGGTCGTGGTCTGGCAGCAGGGCATGAACCCGACGGACGTCGCCGGGCTCGCGTCGACCCGCACCTACCCGCTGCGCTCCTCGTTCCGGCCGTCCTACAACATGGCGGTCAACCTGGTGCACCGCTTCGGTCGCGACCGCTCCCGGCAGCTGCTGGAGAGCTCGTTCGCGCAGTTCCAGGCCGACAAGGCGGTCGTCGGGCTCGCCCGCCAGCTCCACAAGAGCGACGAGGCGCTCGCGGGCTACGCCGCGTCCGCGACCTGCGACCGTGGGGACTTCATGGAGTACGCCGCGCTCCGCCGCCGCGTGTCCGAGGCCGAGAAGGAGGGGTCACGGGCGCGCCGCACCGACCGCCGCGAGGACGTCGTGAGCTCCCTGACCCGGCTCAAGGTCGGCGACGTCATCAAGGTGCCCGGGGGCAAGTTCGCCGGCTGGGCCGTCGTGACGGACCCGGGCCTGGGGCGTGACGAGCCCCGGCCCTCGGTGGTGACGGTCGGTCGCCAGTCGCGGCGCCTCGGCCTCATCGACTTCCCGGAGCCGGTGCGCGCGGCCAGCCGCATCCGGGTGCCCAAGAACTTCGACGGCCGCAACCCCCAGCAGCGGCGCGACCTGGCGGCGTACCTCACCAACCACGTGCGCGACCTGCCGCCGCCCCCGCCGGTCGAGCCGGCGCGCGAGGCCCGGTCGGGCCGTGCCGGGGCCGACGGCCACGGCAGCGGACCGGAGCGGGTGGCCGCCGAGGTCGAGCGCCTGCGCGCCGAGATGAAGGCGCACCCCTGCCACTCCTGCCCCGACCGCGAGACCCACGCGCGCTGGGCGGAGCGCTGGTTCAAGCTCGACCGGGAGGCCACGACGCTGCGCCGCCGCATCGAGGCGCGCACCAACACGATCGCGCGGCAGTTCGACCGGGTGAGCGACGTGCTCAAGGCCCTCGACTACCTCGAGGGCGAGACGGTCACCGACCGCGGGCGGGCGCTCATGCGCATCTACTCCGAGCTGGACCTCGTCGCCGCCGAGGCGCTGCGCCTCGACGTGTGGGAGGGGCTCGACGCGCCGGACCTCGCCGCCGCCCTGTCGGTGCTGGTGTTCGAGGCACGCCGCACGGAGGACGGCCGGGGACCGCGGCTGCCGTCCGCGAAGGTCTCGGAGGCCGTCAGCCTGACCCGGCGGCTGTGGGCCGACCTGTCCGCGCTCGAGAAGCACCACAAGCTCGACCAGCTGCGCGAGCCCGACGCCGGCTTCGCGTGGGCGGCCCACGCGTGGGCGCGGGGCGACGACCTCGACGACATCCTGCGCGCGACCGGGATGCCGGCCGGCGACTTCGTGCGCGTCGTCAAGCAGCTCCTCGACGTCACCGACCAGATCGCCGCGGCGACGACGAGCACGGCGCTGCGTCGTACGGCGCGGGAGGCGGGCGACCTGCTCAACCGCGGGATCGTGGCCTACACGACGGTCGCGGCCGAGATCTGA